The following proteins are encoded in a genomic region of Gemmatimonadaceae bacterium:
- a CDS encoding ATP-binding protein, giving the protein MTESAVPANLHRFDHPGEAIGTEARATSVTFSQRRLLRGLYIGRLVLAGALFLAVTGAGLAIVGSARMIVSLALVGAIGFTAASFIWTDLRKPDPGMTFLYLQVTFDMLLVTAAVHVTWSGGQSQLAPLYILVIAVSALLVAPSGVPLVASLGMVLYFADAMLAHGGNADSGLLIQLMVFAIVAVTSGTIAARLRAAGSASEQLAAELAKFRLREADVRSLTLRAERLEGVAEMSASLAHEIKNPLASIRSAVEQLSRMPRASEDEKTLSTLVLRESDRLARVLTEFLDFARAGMTRVESLNIAEIARNAARLASSQPDIAPGVKVVYSFPAAPMIIEGDEDLIHRAMFNLILNAVQASPPNGEVRIEGGELQPHQLPPGNQEFAAGAYGIVVINKGPGIASQVRDRLFDPFVTTKPGGSGLGLSIVQRAVQAHGGLVTVSPPGEETRFTVVLPKSG; this is encoded by the coding sequence TTGACTGAATCGGCCGTCCCCGCCAACTTGCACCGCTTCGACCATCCGGGAGAAGCAATCGGGACAGAAGCTCGCGCCACATCGGTGACCTTCAGTCAGCGGCGGCTCCTTCGCGGGCTCTATATCGGACGTCTGGTGCTCGCCGGCGCCCTTTTCCTAGCGGTGACCGGTGCGGGACTGGCAATAGTCGGGTCCGCCAGGATGATCGTTTCCCTGGCGCTTGTCGGCGCCATCGGTTTCACGGCCGCTTCGTTCATCTGGACCGACCTCAGGAAACCCGACCCGGGGATGACGTTCCTCTATCTCCAAGTCACGTTCGACATGCTGCTCGTGACGGCGGCTGTCCACGTCACCTGGTCCGGTGGCCAGTCCCAGCTTGCGCCGCTCTATATTCTCGTGATCGCGGTGAGCGCCCTGCTCGTCGCTCCCTCCGGCGTGCCGCTCGTGGCGAGTCTGGGGATGGTGCTCTATTTCGCGGACGCGATGCTGGCGCACGGCGGGAACGCCGACAGCGGTCTTCTGATCCAGCTGATGGTGTTCGCGATCGTCGCGGTTACGAGTGGCACCATCGCGGCCCGGCTTCGCGCCGCTGGCTCCGCGAGCGAGCAGCTCGCCGCCGAGCTGGCGAAATTCCGCCTGAGGGAGGCCGACGTGCGCAGCCTGACGCTGCGCGCCGAGCGGTTGGAGGGCGTGGCGGAGATGAGCGCGTCGCTCGCGCACGAGATCAAGAATCCGCTTGCCTCCATTCGCAGCGCGGTCGAGCAGCTTTCGCGTATGCCGCGGGCGTCGGAGGACGAGAAGACGCTCAGCACGCTGGTGCTGAGGGAGTCGGACCGGCTGGCGCGCGTGCTCACCGAGTTTCTCGATTTCGCGCGCGCCGGGATGACGCGCGTGGAGTCTCTCAACATCGCCGAGATCGCTCGCAACGCGGCGCGGCTGGCGAGCTCGCAGCCGGACATCGCGCCGGGGGTGAAAGTCGTCTATTCCTTCCCGGCGGCTCCGATGATCATCGAGGGCGACGAGGATCTCATTCATCGGGCCATGTTCAATCTGATTCTCAACGCCGTGCAGGCGTCGCCGCCGAACGGAGAGGTGAGGATAGAAGGGGGCGAGCTGCAGCCGCACCAGCTTCCCCCGGGTAACCAGGAGTTCGCCGCTGGAGCGTACGGCATAGTCGTGATCAACAAGGGCCCCGGAATAGCGTCGCAGGTTCGTGACCGATTGTTCGATCCCTTCGTCACAACAAAGCCGGGCGGCAGCGGGCTGGGGTTGTCGATCGTTCAGCGCGCTGTCCAGGCTCACGGTGGACTCGTCACGGTGAGCCCTCCCGGCGAAGAGACACGGTTTACGGTCGTCCTCCCCAAATCGGGATAA
- a CDS encoding sigma-54 dependent transcriptional regulator: MQSTETRPTVLIIDDESAIVDTLRILLKNEGFAAHVAFGGKQGLEQIASIHPDIIISDIRMPAVSGLDVLAAARAQDPDVPVILITAQASLQSAISAVNDGAFHYVQKPFQNDALVAIVKRAAETRQLKTENRALKREIRLRDNVGRPIGNNRAWLDILNVAETVAASDSTVLLQGESGTGKGVVARYIHELSTRAAGPFVSINCGALPESLLESELFGHVKGSFTGAVKDKTGMFSAAEKGTFFLDEIGDTTPATQVKLLRVLQYREVIPVGATEPIAIDTRLIAATNRNLDEEIARGNFRSDLFYRLNVISIEMPPLRERRDDIPLLAESFLAEIAKKRGEDQKKLSPEAAEQLQEYSWPGNVRELENAIERAVILVSNGTILPGALPDKVRQRKSEPLMAERVAANPSLETIERAYIMWVLGAEGGNKSRAAEVLGIDPSTLHRKLCKFGIEV; encoded by the coding sequence ATGCAATCAACCGAAACGCGGCCCACCGTCCTGATCATTGATGATGAGTCCGCGATTGTGGATACGCTGAGAATCCTTCTCAAGAATGAAGGATTTGCGGCCCATGTCGCGTTTGGCGGAAAGCAGGGTCTGGAGCAGATCGCGTCGATCCATCCTGACATCATCATTTCCGACATTCGCATGCCGGCGGTCAGCGGTCTCGACGTGCTTGCCGCGGCGCGCGCTCAGGATCCGGACGTACCGGTGATCCTGATCACCGCGCAGGCCTCGCTTCAATCGGCCATATCGGCCGTGAACGACGGCGCATTCCATTACGTCCAGAAGCCGTTCCAGAACGACGCCCTCGTGGCGATCGTGAAGCGTGCGGCCGAGACGCGCCAGCTGAAGACGGAGAACCGCGCGCTCAAGCGCGAGATAAGACTGCGCGACAACGTTGGCCGGCCGATCGGCAACAACCGCGCATGGCTCGATATTCTGAACGTCGCCGAGACCGTCGCGGCGAGTGATTCGACAGTGTTGCTGCAGGGTGAGTCGGGCACCGGAAAGGGCGTCGTCGCGCGCTACATCCACGAGCTGTCCACACGAGCCGCCGGCCCGTTCGTATCCATCAACTGCGGCGCCCTGCCCGAGAGTCTGCTCGAGAGTGAGCTGTTCGGGCACGTGAAGGGCTCGTTCACCGGCGCCGTGAAGGACAAGACGGGAATGTTCTCCGCGGCGGAGAAGGGAACGTTCTTCCTCGACGAGATCGGTGACACCACACCGGCGACGCAGGTGAAGCTGCTCCGCGTTCTTCAGTATCGCGAGGTGATTCCCGTCGGGGCGACGGAGCCCATTGCGATCGACACCCGCCTCATCGCGGCGACGAATCGCAATCTTGACGAAGAGATCGCGCGCGGGAATTTCCGTAGCGATCTCTTCTATCGCCTCAACGTCATATCGATCGAGATGCCGCCACTGCGTGAGCGTCGCGACGACATTCCGCTTCTCGCCGAGTCGTTCCTCGCGGAAATTGCGAAGAAACGTGGTGAAGATCAGAAGAAGCTGAGCCCCGAAGCGGCCGAGCAGCTCCAGGAGTACTCGTGGCCCGGGAATGTCCGTGAGCTGGAGAACGCGATCGAGCGGGCAGTCATTCTCGTGAGCAACGGGACGATCCTGCCTGGTGCGCTTCCCGACAAGGTCCGGCAGCGAAAATCGGAGCCCTTGATGGCCGAGCGTGTCGCGGCGAACCCGTCGCTCGAGACAATTGAGCGCGCGTATATCATGTGGGTGCTCGGCGCCGAAGGCGGCAACAAGTCGCGAGCCGCCGAAGTGCTTGGCATCGATCCATCCACACTGCATCGGAAGCTCTGCAAGTTCGGGATCGAAGTGTGA
- a CDS encoding tetratricopeptide repeat protein translates to MTREGGTWRSEHYSRYLWVLIAALAVAASITGLRNGFAFDDVDVIIKNPRLHTFAAPWGLLVETYWRAEMGSMLYRPMTMVVFAAQWVVGGGSPLPFHLTSILLYAALSVAVYRLAILLMPARAAFVSAALFAVHPVHVEAVANIVGQAELWVALLLVVLVAWYVWIRRAGPLRTSHIALISVGYLIACGFKEHAIVLPALLLAAELLVVGDERPLRARVRNLIPLCIAMAITGLAFLAARYAVLDGVAIDSRAQILKEQPFGTRFFTMLDVVVEWVRLFFWPMSLSADYSYPRIRTHTTFEISMLPAVAVLAGIAWIAWAVRKRLPVVTFGISWTGLALLIPSNLIVVTGFVLAERTLLLATVGFVLCAGVAVHEALTAADRSGGIARPLAVSALGALLLVFAGRSVTRSPVWRDNETLVLQTVRDVPSSHRAHWMRAADLAGKKRTAEALDEMDLAVALGRRDDPLLLAYGGDMFAMAGRCPRALTLYRRALALAPGNIQLRVNTSWCLLNVGKLEEAKAMALDAGGNAGDIRLQEVARAADSLQLVRARKLASR, encoded by the coding sequence GTGACCCGCGAAGGTGGGACTTGGCGCTCCGAGCACTACTCCAGATACCTGTGGGTGCTCATCGCGGCGCTCGCCGTGGCTGCGTCTATCACCGGGCTTCGCAACGGATTCGCGTTCGACGACGTCGACGTGATCATAAAGAATCCGCGGCTGCACACTTTCGCTGCGCCGTGGGGATTGCTCGTCGAGACGTACTGGCGAGCGGAGATGGGTTCGATGCTCTATCGCCCGATGACAATGGTCGTCTTCGCCGCGCAGTGGGTCGTCGGCGGCGGTTCGCCGCTGCCCTTCCATCTGACCAGCATCCTGCTCTACGCAGCTCTCTCTGTAGCGGTGTACCGGCTGGCGATTCTGCTGATGCCCGCGCGGGCCGCGTTCGTCTCGGCGGCGCTGTTCGCGGTTCATCCAGTGCACGTGGAAGCGGTCGCGAACATCGTCGGCCAGGCCGAGCTGTGGGTCGCGTTGCTGCTCGTCGTTCTCGTTGCCTGGTATGTGTGGATCCGCAGGGCAGGTCCGCTTCGGACGTCTCATATCGCGCTGATCTCGGTCGGATATCTGATCGCGTGCGGATTCAAGGAGCACGCGATCGTCCTTCCAGCGCTGCTGCTTGCCGCGGAGCTTCTCGTGGTGGGCGACGAGAGACCGCTGCGCGCGCGCGTACGGAATCTCATTCCGCTCTGCATCGCGATGGCGATTACCGGACTCGCGTTCCTGGCTGCGCGTTACGCGGTGCTCGACGGGGTCGCGATCGATTCGAGAGCGCAGATACTGAAGGAGCAGCCGTTCGGAACGCGCTTCTTCACGATGCTCGATGTCGTCGTCGAGTGGGTGCGGCTCTTCTTCTGGCCGATGAGCCTCTCCGCCGATTACTCGTATCCGCGAATTCGCACGCACACCACATTCGAGATCTCGATGCTTCCGGCCGTCGCGGTGCTTGCTGGCATCGCATGGATCGCATGGGCCGTGCGCAAGCGCTTGCCGGTCGTGACTTTCGGAATCTCGTGGACCGGGCTTGCGCTGCTGATTCCGAGCAATCTCATCGTCGTTACGGGATTTGTTCTGGCTGAGCGCACTCTGCTGCTCGCAACGGTGGGCTTTGTGCTGTGTGCGGGCGTCGCCGTTCACGAAGCGCTGACCGCGGCGGACAGGTCGGGCGGCATCGCGAGGCCGCTTGCCGTCTCTGCGCTGGGAGCTCTTCTGCTGGTGTTCGCGGGACGAAGCGTGACGCGCAGCCCCGTCTGGCGCGACAACGAGACCCTGGTGCTTCAGACGGTTCGCGACGTGCCGTCGAGCCATCGCGCTCACTGGATGCGCGCCGCCGATCTTGCCGGGAAGAAACGGACAGCCGAAGCTTTGGACGAGATGGATCTCGCTGTCGCGCTTGGGCGTCGGGACGATCCGTTGCTGCTGGCGTACGGCGGCGACATGTTCGCGATGGCGGGACGCTGCCCGCGCGCGCTCACGCTGTATCGTCGCGCTCTCGCTCTGGCGCCGGGCAACATCCAGTTGAGAGTGAACACTTCCTGGTGTCTTCTCAATGTCGGGAAGCTCGAGGAGGCGAAGGCGATGGCTCTCGATGCGGGCGGGAATGCGGGCGACATCAGGCTGCAGGAGGTGGCCCGAGCCGCCGACAGTCTGCAGCTCGTTCGCGCCAGGAAGCTCGCTTCACGCTGA
- a CDS encoding prepilin-type N-terminal cleavage/methylation domain-containing protein yields MLSKKKGFTLIELLIVVVIIGILAAIAIPKFANTKEKAYLAAMKSDLRNLATYEESFAADSAGLYFSGTASGTTAVNGFSASQNVTVTAVASSTPPASWTASASHLRTAKTCLSTATGLITCT; encoded by the coding sequence ATGTTAAGCAAGAAGAAGGGTTTCACGCTGATCGAGCTTCTCATCGTCGTCGTCATCATCGGCATTCTGGCCGCGATCGCGATTCCGAAGTTCGCCAACACGAAGGAGAAGGCCTATCTGGCCGCAATGAAGTCGGATCTTCGCAACCTCGCGACGTACGAAGAGAGCTTCGCCGCCGACAGCGCCGGTCTTTACTTCAGCGGTACGGCGAGCGGAACGACCGCTGTTAATGGCTTTTCGGCTTCGCAGAACGTGACCGTGACCGCGGTCGCGTCTAGCACTCCGCCGGCCAGCTGGACGGCCTCGGCGAGTCACCTGCGAACGGCCAAGACCTGCCTTTCGACTGCGACCGGCCTGATCACCTGCACCTGA
- a CDS encoding prepilin-type N-terminal cleavage/methylation domain-containing protein — MFPRRAGLTLIEVVVAILVFGVGGLGLAAGAAVVARQISLSSLRGRSASIARSRDELAHSMACGSFAGGEERRFGVRSIWDVSAGPVTMLDQSIERTTRSGLHADRYLSAVPCD, encoded by the coding sequence ATGTTCCCTCGGCGCGCGGGCCTCACTTTGATTGAAGTCGTCGTCGCAATCCTTGTATTCGGCGTCGGCGGACTCGGGCTGGCCGCCGGCGCCGCCGTCGTCGCCCGACAGATTTCACTGAGCTCGCTGCGCGGGCGCTCCGCGTCCATCGCGCGATCGAGAGACGAGCTGGCTCACTCGATGGCGTGCGGAAGCTTTGCCGGCGGAGAGGAGCGGCGATTCGGCGTGCGATCCATCTGGGACGTCAGCGCCGGGCCCGTAACCATGCTCGATCAATCAATCGAGCGCACGACCCGTTCCGGACTGCATGCCGACCGGTATCTCTCCGCCGTACCATGCGACTGA
- a CDS encoding type II secretion system protein gives MRLTRRAFTLVELVVATALAGLVGALITGTLVRQQRFHAAASEMLDVRAQLRDAADVLATDIRGAAVATFGLPVMTDSAIEMYATIATSVACAAPAGATIGLPPASLASGNTLTSVLAQPDTGDLAMLYGIPSGVPDSGRWETARVTAFTSRAVTTACPASTGFTTAADAAASGYVVTLATAPSIAVRTGAPIHFLRRVRYSLYRSSDGMWYLGYRRCNVAGPPACAVIQPVSGPYSAYSGSSGASGLSFRYYDSSGAELSAGISSTAVARVDIVMRGQTARATALTGDARTAYRDSAVITVSPRNRTR, from the coding sequence ATGCGACTGACCCGCCGCGCGTTCACGCTGGTCGAGCTCGTCGTCGCCACTGCTCTCGCGGGTCTCGTCGGCGCGCTGATCACGGGGACGCTCGTCCGCCAGCAGCGGTTTCACGCAGCCGCGAGTGAGATGCTCGATGTCCGCGCGCAGCTGCGCGATGCCGCTGACGTTCTCGCTACAGATATCCGCGGCGCGGCGGTGGCGACCTTCGGTCTTCCAGTCATGACCGACTCGGCGATCGAGATGTACGCGACAATCGCCACGTCAGTCGCGTGCGCCGCGCCGGCAGGCGCAACGATCGGCTTGCCGCCGGCGTCACTCGCCAGCGGCAATACTCTTACGTCAGTACTCGCACAGCCCGACACCGGTGACCTGGCGATGCTCTATGGCATTCCTTCAGGCGTGCCGGACTCGGGGCGATGGGAAACGGCCCGGGTCACCGCATTCACGTCGCGCGCGGTTACAACCGCGTGTCCGGCATCCACTGGTTTTACGACAGCGGCCGACGCCGCCGCATCCGGCTACGTCGTAACGCTCGCGACCGCGCCGAGCATCGCCGTGCGCACCGGTGCTCCCATACATTTCCTGCGCCGGGTACGCTACAGTCTCTACCGGTCCTCGGACGGCATGTGGTACCTGGGCTACCGCCGCTGCAATGTCGCCGGTCCACCTGCGTGCGCGGTCATCCAGCCGGTGAGCGGACCGTATAGCGCGTACTCCGGATCGTCAGGCGCGAGCGGGCTGTCGTTTCGCTACTACGATTCCTCGGGAGCTGAGCTCTCCGCGGGCATTTCCTCGACTGCAGTCGCGCGGGTGGATATCGTCATGCGCGGCCAGACGGCGCGGGCAACCGCGCTTACCGGAGACGCGCGCACCGCGTATCGCGATTCCGCGGTCATAACGGTGTCTCCGCGCAACAGGACCCGATGA
- the pilM gene encoding type IV pilus assembly protein PilM, giving the protein MALFGRRKITVGLDIGSGLIKIAVIDHGKGAPELVKVAITKLQPDAIVEGEVMDPGIVSDAIRAALDSANVSSRHIVTAVGGRDVIIKKIQTERVKEKQARELMRWEAEQHVPDVESVELDFQILDAGESSDEMNVLLVAAKRDLVDAKLRILADAGVTPTIVDVDAFALHNAFEVNYPEAMQGFVGLVNIGNEVTNVNIMDNGVPVLTRDLPLGTRRFSEDLQRQHGMAARDAENLVRGYDRAPQLDAVLMVRVEEIAVGVERAAGFLATSKNAAQLRAVYVCGGGSRTPGLSEILADRLKITVEHANPLARLNIRDGALESLITDEVAPLLMLPIGLALRQ; this is encoded by the coding sequence ATGGCACTCTTCGGCCGCAGGAAAATCACAGTCGGACTGGATATCGGATCGGGCCTCATAAAGATCGCCGTCATCGATCACGGCAAGGGCGCGCCCGAGCTCGTCAAGGTTGCGATCACCAAGCTGCAGCCCGACGCGATCGTCGAAGGCGAAGTGATGGATCCGGGCATCGTGTCCGACGCCATTCGTGCCGCACTCGATTCCGCCAACGTCAGCTCCAGGCACATCGTCACCGCCGTCGGCGGACGCGACGTAATCATAAAGAAGATCCAGACGGAGCGCGTGAAGGAGAAGCAGGCGCGCGAGCTCATGCGCTGGGAAGCGGAGCAGCACGTACCCGACGTCGAATCGGTCGAGCTGGATTTCCAGATACTGGACGCCGGCGAAAGCTCTGATGAAATGAACGTCCTGCTCGTCGCCGCCAAGCGTGACCTGGTTGACGCGAAGCTGCGCATCCTCGCCGACGCTGGCGTCACGCCGACCATAGTGGACGTGGACGCTTTCGCATTGCACAACGCCTTCGAGGTGAACTACCCCGAGGCGATGCAGGGCTTCGTCGGTCTCGTGAACATCGGCAACGAAGTCACGAACGTGAATATCATGGACAATGGCGTTCCGGTGCTGACACGCGATCTGCCGCTCGGCACGCGCCGCTTCAGTGAGGACCTCCAGCGCCAGCACGGCATGGCCGCGCGCGACGCGGAGAACCTCGTCCGCGGTTACGATCGCGCCCCGCAGCTCGATGCGGTTCTCATGGTGCGCGTCGAAGAGATCGCCGTCGGTGTAGAGCGGGCCGCGGGCTTCCTCGCGACTTCGAAGAACGCGGCGCAGCTGCGCGCGGTCTATGTCTGCGGCGGCGGCTCGCGCACCCCGGGCCTCTCCGAGATTCTCGCCGACCGTCTCAAAATCACAGTCGAGCACGCCAATCCGCTCGCCCGGCTCAACATCCGCGACGGCGCACTCGAGTCACTCATCACCGACGAGGTGGCGCCGCTGCTGATGCTCCCGATCGGCCTCGCGCTCCGCCAGTAG
- a CDS encoding PilN domain-containing protein, which yields MIQVNLLPGSAGKSRDGGFNLSGIVSGAVSSVNDKFFVAAVGTVASAVLAIGFFFIGQSSRERTLTERETRAVQDSARYTVVLQAKASAEATRDSLYQQVAIIRSIDDSRYLWPHLLEEISNALPQYTWLTLVTQTSAAPSSAAQDTTKRTASTDGKKSKEAIAAQKKAHADSVLAAASRATKFRIVGHTVDIQALTLFMKTLEASPFIQNVQLTRSDLVLVDNKEVTEFQLEAESQKPPAFLIRTVAMSLREN from the coding sequence ATGATCCAGGTCAATCTTCTCCCGGGAAGCGCGGGCAAGTCGCGCGACGGTGGTTTCAACCTCTCCGGAATCGTCTCCGGCGCGGTCTCGAGCGTCAACGACAAGTTCTTCGTCGCGGCGGTCGGCACGGTCGCGTCGGCGGTGCTCGCCATCGGATTCTTTTTCATCGGGCAGAGCTCGCGCGAGCGCACGCTCACCGAGCGGGAGACCCGCGCCGTCCAGGACTCAGCCAGATACACGGTCGTCCTCCAGGCCAAGGCGAGCGCCGAAGCGACGCGCGATTCGCTCTACCAGCAGGTCGCGATCATCAGGTCCATTGACGACAGCCGGTATCTGTGGCCGCATCTTCTCGAGGAGATCAGCAACGCTCTTCCACAGTACACGTGGCTGACGCTTGTCACGCAGACCAGCGCGGCGCCGAGCTCGGCGGCTCAGGACACCACTAAGAGGACAGCCTCAACCGACGGCAAAAAGTCGAAGGAAGCCATCGCCGCCCAGAAGAAGGCGCACGCCGACTCCGTCCTCGCCGCGGCTTCGCGCGCTACGAAGTTCCGCATTGTCGGACACACGGTGGACATCCAGGCGCTGACGCTGTTCATGAAAACGCTCGAGGCGTCGCCCTTCATTCAGAACGTGCAGCTCACCCGGTCAGACCTCGTCCTTGTGGATAACAAGGAAGTGACCGAATTCCAGCTCGAGGCGGAGTCGCAGAAGCCGCCCGCCTTCCTCATCAGAACGGTGGCGATGTCCCTGAGAGAGAACTGA
- the pilO gene encoding type 4a pilus biogenesis protein PilO, producing MAIGANLTKRDQVLVSITLLTIAIAGAYGYFLYMPKREQLAAVEEHVNALDRKNARAKADLANGSVERLKAQAAEYEASLAVLRQLVPTTNEVPALLENVSTAARRVGLELASVEPMPVIVGEQFDTYRYKVSVKGGYHALAGFLTNVGSLNRIVAPVSLDVKQMAPNARKKARPKDGESSLDTDFQIQTYIAHPSSATDNAATGETNQ from the coding sequence ATGGCAATCGGCGCCAACCTCACTAAGCGCGACCAGGTCCTGGTCTCGATCACGCTCCTGACAATCGCGATCGCCGGCGCGTATGGATACTTCCTCTACATGCCAAAGCGTGAGCAGCTCGCGGCGGTAGAGGAGCATGTCAACGCGCTCGACAGGAAGAACGCGCGGGCTAAGGCCGATCTGGCCAACGGCAGCGTCGAGCGTCTCAAGGCGCAGGCGGCCGAGTACGAGGCAAGTCTCGCCGTGCTCCGCCAGCTCGTTCCGACGACGAACGAAGTGCCGGCCCTGCTCGAGAACGTATCCACGGCCGCGCGCCGGGTCGGCCTCGAACTCGCTTCAGTCGAACCGATGCCGGTTATCGTGGGCGAGCAGTTCGACACCTATCGCTACAAGGTGTCGGTGAAAGGCGGCTACCATGCGCTCGCCGGATTCCTCACCAACGTCGGATCCCTGAATCGTATTGTCGCGCCGGTCTCACTCGACGTGAAGCAGATGGCGCCCAACGCCAGGAAGAAGGCCCGCCCGAAGGACGGCGAGTCTTCGCTCGACACCGATTTTCAGATCCAGACCTACATAGCGCATCCGTCGTCAGCCACGGATAACGCAGCAACTGGGGAGACGAATCAATGA